In Vibrio neptunius, the following are encoded in one genomic region:
- a CDS encoding TerC/Alx family metal homeostasis membrane protein, with translation MTLSIYLGFGLLTLSMVALDIWQTRGGNITIKKATAWSLFWFLITFIFAASIYFFWDVYAPASSYSAEKATVSFITGYLLEKSLSVDNLFVFAIIFHQYLVPEHLRPRALLWGVIGALVLRAIMIAVGAQLLAQYHWVLYVFAVFLIWTGVQLAKNKGEDEVNPLPETLIRKWAQVTDGFRGNALTVVEQGKRMLTPMAIVISVIAFMDVMFALDSIPAIFAVTQEPFLVLAANVFALLGLRTLYFVLQGMMDKFIYLKTALAFIMTFIGVKMMLVGSSWEIPTPLSLVVLLITISIAVVASVAKQKRLASEVEVSIDK, from the coding sequence ATGACCCTATCTATTTATCTCGGTTTTGGTTTGCTAACGCTATCTATGGTGGCTTTAGATATATGGCAAACTCGTGGCGGCAACATCACTATCAAAAAAGCGACAGCTTGGAGCTTATTCTGGTTTTTGATCACGTTCATCTTCGCTGCTAGCATCTATTTCTTTTGGGATGTTTATGCTCCAGCAAGCAGTTACAGCGCTGAGAAAGCGACCGTATCATTCATAACCGGCTATCTGCTAGAAAAGTCACTGAGTGTTGATAACCTGTTTGTGTTTGCCATCATCTTCCATCAGTACTTAGTACCAGAACACTTACGTCCACGAGCATTACTCTGGGGCGTGATTGGTGCGCTTGTCCTGCGTGCCATCATGATTGCGGTTGGCGCTCAGTTACTCGCTCAGTACCACTGGGTTCTCTATGTCTTTGCTGTGTTCCTCATTTGGACTGGCGTTCAGTTGGCAAAAAACAAAGGAGAAGATGAGGTAAATCCATTACCAGAAACGTTGATACGGAAGTGGGCGCAAGTCACCGATGGCTTTCGTGGTAACGCATTGACCGTTGTCGAACAGGGTAAACGAATGTTAACACCGATGGCGATTGTGATTAGTGTAATTGCATTTATGGACGTCATGTTTGCGCTTGACTCTATTCCTGCCATCTTCGCTGTAACGCAAGAACCGTTTCTCGTACTTGCGGCGAACGTATTTGCCCTGTTAGGTCTTCGGACGTTGTATTTTGTTTTACAAGGCATGATGGATAAGTTTATCTACCTGAAAACAGCACTGGCTTTTATCATGACTTTCATCGGAGTTAAGATGATGCTAGTTGGATCAAGTTGGGAGATTCCCACTCCGTTGTCATTAGTTGTATTGCTGATTACTATCTCTATCGCAGTTGTGGCATCGGTAGCCAAACAAAAGAGATTGGCATCAGAAGTTGAAGTAAGTATCGATAAATAA